The following is a genomic window from Triticum urartu cultivar G1812 unplaced genomic scaffold, Tu2.1 TuUngrouped_contig_6113, whole genome shotgun sequence.
CCCGCTGCGGAGCCGCGCTCCCTTTTCCCGTCCTCGCAATTCCATCCATGGCTCCCGGCCCTCACCCCCACCCCCCCGGCCCCACCGCCTCCTAGCCCACTAGCCTAGGGTTTCGGGCCCCGAGATCgtagccgtcgccgccgacgccgccgccgcaaTGTCTGGCTCGCCGGGGCAAGTCGTGAGCGAGGTCGGCAAGCGCCTCGGGCAGCCGCGCCTCGGCAAGGACGCCCTCATCAAGCTCCTCAAGGTGAGCGCCCCCGTCCGTCCCGCACCAGTCCTCCTCCGATCTAAACCCGCTCGCTCACAGTCCTCGCGAGACGCTGTGCTGCTTCTGGGGTTTTGAAATTGCCTCGAAGGGCACCGCTGATTTTAGTGTTTTTTTGGGGGTTCTCGAACACTGACTGTAGTTCACGATTCCGCTCCAACCTCCATGGGGTTACGAGGGGCTGGGAATTCGAGCACCATGTAGTAATTCGTGTGATGGGGGCACAGGGGCAGCGATGCTGAAGAGGTTGTATGTTCACTATGCTTATGTTTGACAGTTTGAGCAAAGCCTCTGAGGTGTTTAGTGTCAACTCGGCATGGATCTATGGTGTTTATGATCGCTCGAAACTTGTTGAAAGAGTACCAGTACCGTTTATTTCCCTGCCAACTGGAGGCAGTCAGAGAACCTTCAGTTAATTGTCACATGTCTATTATTTCATCAGTAAACAATTTTGTGAGCACTTGTTGTTTCAAGTTTGCCTGCTTTGTGAATTGGTAATATGAAGGAAGGTACTATGGAGATTTATGGATAAGGAACAAAGGAGATTTGATTTTTCAGGCTTCAACCAATTCATTATCTTAAACCGTCAGTAACATTTGAGTATTTCGATCCATTTTACATGATAAACAGGTTAACTGGAGATCAAGTGGGTTAATTTCGGCCCTTCCCTTTTTCCCTGAAACGGATATTTGCCTTTTTTACTGTTATACGAGAATACAGTTTTGATTTGGTTGTACTGTACTTGTATTTTATCCAGCATTTGGGGGAGTTTAGAGCAATGGCTTTGTACAAATACATTGTTAGATCTCTACCTGAACTGTTCTCTAGCTCCCATTAGGGGTTACATATTTGCATACTTTTGTTTAATGCATCTATACTATGACAACCCCTCCGACAGTTGAACCCTTGAACCTAGTATAGTAGGACAGGGATGCAGGCTAGCTCACCGTAATCATCCAAAGGGAAAAGCGTGGCACATTAATACTTTGCAGCTTGGCATTTTCTCTAATTGGTTGTTTCTTTTCATTATTTTTTCTATGAATAAATTTGAATTTACTTCCATAACATGTTTTTGTTATTATCTGCAGCAAGCTGAAAGTGCTTTATCAGAGTTGAGTCAGTCCTCCTCTCTGCAAGATGCTCTACGTCCTTTGAGTAAATCACTGGTCCAGAACACTTTACTTAGCCACAAGGACAAGGATGTCAGACTTCTTGTTGCTGTCTGCTTCATTGAAGTTATGCGAATCCTTGCACCTGATCCACCTTTTACTGATGAAATATTTAAGGTATTTTAACACTTATGTCTTTCAATGCTTGGCTGTCACTGACTTCTTGTACCATTACCATTTAGAGTTGTGAAAATATGAAGCACTAACTAACAGTCATATTTGTCAGATAATTTCTGTAACGTTATCCATTTTCGATTTTTGAGTTATTTAATGTCAAAGAACAATTGGAATAAGGACCACACTCCTATAACACTATGTCAACTGCTTTATCTCAGGAAATATTTAGGCTCTTCATCAGCGAATTTTCAGGGCTTGCAGACACCGAGAGTCCATATCTTACGAGAAGGATGAAAATATTGGAGAATGTTGCTGCGCTTAGATGCTCTGTAATTATGGTTGACACTGGCTGTCAGGACTTGGTTCTTGATATGGCCAAAATATTCTTCTCGGCAGCGAAGTAAGACTAAATCTACTGCTCTTGTTGTTATATGCCTACATTTGGTTACAACCAAGAATCAAGCTGTGCTCATTTGTCAGTACCTATCTTTCAATTGTAGATACATTGATCGTACTCGTACTGACTTTGACTTGAAAATCATGAGTACATTTTTTCACTTATGTCCTATCAACCGGTTTCTTTTTGTACTGTCTTCCCATTTTGAGATTTTGGAATTATGAAGTCATCAAGACCTCTAATACTGTGTATCACACCATCAAGATCTCCAATACTGTCTACCGCAAACTGTAAATATACAGTGCTATGTTTGTTCTTCCATTGAGCTGGCTATTTCTAGGTATTATTGTTATTTATGGAGAAAGCTATGAACTGTCAAATCGCCAGGTTTCCGTTTCCATGTATCACAGTAAATGTCAGTGTGCACTATCATGTTTGCTGTTTTCAATACTTAATGGATCTCATGGGTTCCTTATCAAGTGCAACGGGCGATGTacctagtttatggaggtgattTGGTGAACATGTCTTGGCCAACAAAAGAGTTGTGTATGCACCTTGTGGTACTATTGTCTTGTTGTCCTTAAACATGTTAAGATAATTGGCAACATTCATTTCCTTAAACAAATTTATACTCGAAACCAAACTGTTATCCTTGGCTCAGCAAGAGCAGAAATTCCATTATGCAAGTAGTTTGCTTTACGTTATGTGTGCTAATTCATGACCTGCTCATGTTCAAAGGTGTCTGCCACACATAATTACTGTTTCTGAAAATTTAAATCGCATTTTTTTCATTAAGTGGTTAACTCCTTGATTGTGAAACTCTTTACAGGCAAGGTCTTCAGCAATGTGTGCACCAGGCTATGCTATCAATAATGACACAAATATTAAATGAAAAAGTTACTCAGCCTCTTCTGGATGTGATTTTCCGCAATTTAGTAAAAGAGGACAAGGTAACATATTTACTGTTCATTTAATACTAACAGTAAGTTGAGGCTGATCATGCGAGTAATGTTTCCTTACAATATGTTCTTCTCTGCATGAATAACTTAGATATCTGGAAGCCTGCATTATTGTTCTTTGATCCAAACTAATGCTTGTTTGCTTCTTGTTGCCCATGCAGGGAGGAGCCCACAAGCTTGCTGTTGACATAATTCAAAACTGTGCTGAGAAATTGGAGCACATTGTTCGAATTTTTTTGACATCATGCATTTTGAGCAAGGATGCACCGGTGAATGAACACAAGAAGCCGCATCATAAAATTATTCTGGAAATATTCCAGTGTGCACCCCAGATGCTTTTTGCTGTTATTCCATGCTTAACTCATGAGCTCCTGGTATGTTATTTTCTTTTAACTTTGTTACACTATTATATTGGATCGTATTCTCCCTGAACAAGCACCATCTACCTCCTTAGAGTGACCAGGTTGATATCCGACTGGAGGCAGTGCACCTGATTGGGAGGCTTCTTGTCTTCTCTAATCTTCGCTTTGGTCAAGAAAACCAGATATTATTTAGGGAATTCTTGAAGAGATTCTCTGACAAATCTGCAGAAGTAAGAATTGCTGCAATTGATGCAGCAAAAGCATGCTACATTGCTGCATCATCTGGAAATGTAGCACAGAATGTTCTCAGTAAGACTACTACTTTTATCTGTGGTCACTATATGCACATTACCATCTGTAAGCATCCTTTTCATGTGGATGTCTTGTTCCTTTTGGCAGAATCTCTTGAAGGAAGGTTATTGGATTTTGATGACAAAGTGAGGATCCGAGCTGTTTATGCAGTTTGTGATTTGGCCAAATCAAATCTAAGCTCATTTCCTTCTGAGTTGATATTACAAGCAGCAGAGAGGCTACGTGACAAAAAGGTGAGCAGGTATTATTGTTATTTTGCACAGCAGTTTCTTGATGGTGCCTCACTGAAACATTTTTCAGATATCTGTCAGAAAGAATGTAATGCATAAGTTGCTGGACTTGTATCGAGATTACTGTGAGAAATGCTCCAAAGGAACTGCGACAATTAACACTCACTATGAACAAATCCCAGCTAAACTTATTGTTCTCTGTTTTGACAAAGATTGTGAATCCTTCAGGTTtgttcatctctctctctctctctctctcatactCAGTCATGCCTATTTTGTTGAGTTGTGGCTTCTATATTTTGGCAGGCCACACAATATGGGGCTTATTTTTGCTGAAGAACTCTTTCCATCACCACTTTCTCCAAAAGAAAGAGCAATGCATTGGGTTGAGTTTTTTTCTTATTTCAAATCACAACATGTTAAGGCTTTGCATGCCATCTTTTCTCAGAAAAGAAGGTAAACACTTGTAGCATAGTATATACTATGATGATGTAATAACTCTGTGAAGCACATTTGACATTTAGACATTTTCCTTTAGGTTGCAACTGGAGATGCAAGCATATTTATCACTTCGAGCAAAGAAGGTTTGTAAATCATCAATAGATACTGAACATTTAGTGAACTTTTTTCTCAAATTGAACCTTGTATGTGCTACAGGAAGAATCTTCAGATGAAATACAGAAGAAAATTTGTGCGTCATTAAGGAAGATGTCCGCTTCCTTTACAGACATCTCTAAAGTTGAAGACTGCTTTGAGAATTTGCACCAGATGAAGGATAATAACATATTTAAGGATTTGGCTGAAATAAGCAAAGAGGGCACTACTTTTGCAACAGTTCGATCAATCAGAGTAATACTCGTTTGGTCCTTTTAACTGACGAGACAGTAAATTGTTTGTTTTCTCCTGCTTTTGTTTGCTCAACTATAAACTTACTGAGGAAGCCGTGGTGTATACTTCCCAAACGTAGTTTAATATTCGTATGTTTCTTTTTCATGGCATCCTTAATTCCTATTGCATGATCCTAGTTAGAAGTCATCAGCGGTGGCATATACCATGTGGATTATTTTGCATGGGAACATGTACATGCCCTCCAGTTTGAGGACTGAATGAtttaaatgattatcatgaaaaTCGAGCCAGTCTCTTTTTCTGCGCAATCAGTACGGTTCTACCGAGAATATAATAATACTGAGATTGAGGGAAAAGTAAAAGTAAAATATCCAAAGGAGAGCAAATACAAGGGGTAGTCTCAAAGGAGCTTCCTAGAGATAAGAGATAGAGGAAAGGAAAGTCTAGGTAGAACTCATTTAGTGCACATGGAAAACAAACAAAGTGAATTTGTCTTTCCAGTGGGATCTGCATTGTCTTGTCTTTCCAGCGGGATCTGCATTGTTTTGTTTTCAAGGTGGGTCTGCATTGTGTTGTTTCCCATCATGAGGTCAAATTTGAACTTGAACATTTGCGTGATGCTAAATCTCTCTAGCTTTCAGCAAACTACGGAATGCCCGACTCTTCCTTGTTCTGTCAAAACTATTAAGCTGCTAACTGTGAGTTCTGTGGAGCATTAAATGGTCCCAGTTTACAAGTTAGTGCAAGTACGTTAGTACCCTGTTAGACTAGTCATAGTGGTGAGcaacttagactagtaacatgcatatgttactagtatacgttactaccttcatagtgggtagtgtcaTGTGTGTGATAACATAGAGAGCTTCATTTATTACTTTGTAGAGTCATTTTACATTGGGAACCGCTATGTGAtggtaacatattatgttactccatttgcctctctcctcattaattaCTTGCCATATCATATTTTTTGCCTATGTGGCACGCATGTTACTacttatgttactcccactatgagcAGCCATATGTGTATTGAACTCTTTTTTTCTCCACATGGTATTATTTATGCAAAAGTTTTTTTTTTAAGATTTGTATCATAGAACATACCCAAATCAAATGTCTATGTTTATATCTAAGTTCGTGCTTGAATGACTGTAGGATTCATTTCTCAAGAGAATTGGCAACAAACACCAAATTTACAGCTTCTGCAAAGAACTGTCTACAAAACTCTCGCATTCACTATTTAATTGGGAGATGATTTGTGCCATCTTGGAGGTTCTTTTCTCCTGCAGAAATGAATTAACCCATTATGCAGAGTCCGCATGTGATCTTTTACTGGTAAGTTATTAATAGCCGGCAAATTATTTGTTTTCTTTTAGGAATATGAACTTCTCTTTGCTGCAAGCATGCAATCTTTTGAAGCTTACTGCATTTCAGTTTTTACCATTGATTAAACTTTTTTGTGCTTAACGGCACATCTGTTTTTTAGTTCATGCACACATTTTCATCTCCTTTTAAGGGTCATCTTCTATACTTCTGACTCAAATGTGTAATCATGTAGCTAGTTGCAATGGCGTTTCCATCATTATTCAGAGGCTCAGAGGAGTACTTGCTAAAGTTGTTCTCCGAAGACTCAGTCCTGATAAATGAGAAGAGTCTCCAAATGTTGGCATATTTGGCAAAATCACCGTGTAAATTATCTATTAATTTCAGGTAAAATAAACTGTCATTGTATTGGAAGTTGGATTGTCTTGATCTGTCTGTTTGTTGATAATTGCTCTATGAATGGTTCATGTTTGATGAATCAGCAATGTATTACTCAAGCCTGAAACTAAATGGCCATTTTGAAATTTTAAATATCCTCCTGTTtgcctttttttcttcttctccagGGATTTTGTATGAGCTCACTAAAAACTGGCGAAAAACACTTTACTCCTATTCACCACCTTACCAATCTAGAAGTGCAATGGGCGGTAATATAAAGAAAATGTAGGGATAGGAAAATGTCAATACCTTTTTTGTATTTAATGATTGCAAGTGTGGTAGGTCTCTCCATCTTTAGTTATCTTAAGATGAATATTTTACTCATAGTAAGTTGTCTTTTTTCCAGTAGTGATGTCTACCTCTTACTGGAGCAAAAGTGTATTGAAGGAACACGTGCTGAATCGAAATATGCCATTTCTGCAATTGCTTCACTGATCCAGTCTCCAGATGACAAGAAATTTGCCAAATTATGTAAGGTAGGTACTAATTAGTTCTGTTCTACAATTGCTTCACTGACCCAGTTCCCAGATGACAATTGTTTACATATGGAAATGCTCAAACCCTTTGCAGAATGATTGTTTCTGATGCTAAAATGGTCACAATGTTTTTGGTAGCTAGCtgtttcttcttatttttttcatGCCTTTGTTTTTAAATGAAGGCGTACTTTGGTGGACGACTTATATGATCCTCTCTTCCCTGCAGAAAGTTGTTGGTGGTCTACATGATAACCATAATATCCCAACTCTATTACAGTCGTTGGGCTTAATATTGGAGTATTCTccttccatgtatacatcatatgacgACCAATTTATCAATTTTGTTCAACGTGTTTTTGTCTCACCTGAGGTAGGTAATATATTTTTTAGCAGTGATATCTGGACTAAGACATAGCAATTTGATGTCTGCTATGGTTTATGGTTTATGCAGTTTGTTTCAACTCCGGAACTGTCACCCTCCGATGAAAATTCTGCATGCAGTTTCTCTTGCAAACTGAAGGTAAGTTCTGGACAAAATAAAACATTCAACTCATGGTAGATCTAGTAGGGAGTTCCACATGCGAGTAAAATTCACGATGGAATTTTCATTTTTGCTCTCTAATTGTTTTGTGGCCAATGTAGATTTATTGTCTCAAAGCACTTGTCAAAAGTTGTTTACCAACAACTACTGCCCGTGATCGAATAGAGAATTTCTTGAAGATGCTGTTAGATATAATTCGCGAAGAATTCACGCCCATTACTATATGGTTCGTATTTTTCTGCTTCCTCACATTATTTTAAATTGTTTTCTCAATAGATGCTTCACTGTTGTAGCCTTCTGTTTGTTTTCTACTGATTACACCAGTTCTTTAACTGATATTTTACAGTGCATCAGTTGATCAGCTTTTCTACAAGTATATTTTTTCAAGCACTATTGGAACACATAATTCATTGTGGTGTGGTCAAGTTTCCTTTCTTGTTGAATGTGATAAACATAATTTGCACATCTTTGCATTAAGATAGGTAGTCATAGTTACAAGTGGTCAATTTGGTGCAAAATTGTAGAACTTGCAGATGTGCCTAATGCTTAGTGTTCTACAAGTCGTATACTGTGTAACTTTCATGAGGTTTCTGTTACCTTCGTGTTTGGGTTACTGTGATGAACTAGTGCATCTCGAGCATCACCTTTTTTCAGCTGGAGGCTTCCTGGTTAGTATAATGCAAGGAACTTAGGAATTCAGCAATTACACATCGTTGATTAGGTGGTCAATTTAGTGGGGTTTGTGAGAGAATTTCTTGGTTAGTATAATGAGGAAGTTAGGAACTCACCAAACTTATTTTAAAGAGAGAATCAGCAAGTAAGCATTGCTGATTAGGTGGTCAATTTGGTTTGAATGGTTACTGGAAGAAAAGACTCACCAATCGGGAGTGCAGAAAGAAGAAAGTAAAGAAAAAAGTCCATTTTACTCCCCTGAACAAAATCGATGGTTCACATAACCCCTTAATGAAGCCAATCCCGTTCAATACCCACCCAAAGTGGATTTGGTCGGGTGGTTTTGTTGAGTTGGACTCGGTCAAGCTGTTTTGTTGACCGTGGGCTCTCCTCCTTCCCTGTGCAACCTCGGGCCTCTATGGTCGACGACGCATGCGGCATGTCCACCGGTGGTGACAGGTGCGGGGAGCCGGGGTCCGCTGGCGACGACCTGTACGCCGGGCTGGGGTGTCTGGAGCACACGCCAGGCCCACCAGTGGACAACATGCGGCGGTAGCGGCGACCCACCACACCTGTCCTCGTTCCTTACTGCCTGCCCCGGATCCCGGCAAGCCGCCGCACTTCCCCGCCCCACCCCGGCCCGCTGCAGCGTGCTAGCAGCCATGTGAACCGAATCCAGTGGCCAGGTCGTCGGGGCAGACAAGCAGCCGTGCTGGGGAGCAGTCCCAGGATCCCCATCGCCTCGCGCCACCGGCCTTCGCCGCCCTCCTCAATCCCGGTCGAACCTCTCTCACCAAGCCGCCCCTCCTAACCCAGATCCAGGCGAGCATCTCCGGCCTCCTACCACGGTTCCTGCGCGAACTGCTGCCGCCACCGTGCGCTACTTCATGGCAGCCTGCCTGCCTCTTGTGGTGCTCTTCTCCAGATCCAGGCGGACCCCCTCGCTCCACCTCAGCTCTGCATCCGGCGCGGACAGAGGAAACCGTCGGGCGTCGATGTATCCAGGGCAGCCCAGCAGTGCGTCGGCGTCGGCAGCGAAAGTGACGGGTCACCGGAGAGGGTCCCACTGGTCAAATACCACTTTGACCCTGCCATGTCAGCAAACCACTTAAGCAAACCCAGCTAAGATGATTTGTGAACGGTATTGGATAGATCGGGGGGTTAAAAGAGCAGAATAAATGATCAGGGGGTTATGTGAACCACTCACTTTGTTCGGGGTAGTAAAATGGACATTTTTCGAAAGTAAATAGGGCAGGGTATAATGTGTGGTTTTAATGCTCGCAAACTTAACTGAATGTTATTCAAGCTAAAAGCACTTATACAATATTaaatgtttttttattttctttattgATACAACTTAACCCTGAATTTATTTACTTGTGTTCTGTGTTTTCACTCTGGTTCTTATGCTGCACCAGTGAAAATGATAAGCCATATCTTAGACTGGCTGCTGGGAAATCTTTACTACGACTAGCTACAAGATGGGATTCACTCATTTCTCCAGAATTATTTCGCACTGCCCTTCTCATGGCAAGGGTATTGTCAATATGCTACACTGCTAACAAGTATCTAATTTTTATTTTTCATGTAGGGGCTAACATTTCTGCCCACTAGTCTTTCTAATTATTTGATAATTTGATTTGCCATAGATTTTGAGAACCTTTGCTGTAAATAAACATCTGTTTGCAGCATTATTTTGCTTACCTACATTGGTTAATCTCTACTCACATTGCGTAGTTCCATATTTTATGCATGCCAGTATTCTACCTCTTTATAATATTACATGTATTGTGTCTGGTTGTCAGGATTCTTCATATATTGTTCGCAAGTCATTCATTCACAAACTTTTTGGCCTTTTGAAGAAGCATGCAATACCTGTTAGATATGCATGTGCTTTTGCATTGGCATCAACAGATTGCGCTGGAGATGTTCGTACTGAAGTATGTATCTTCTTTTCTAGTTCCCTCGTATATATATACCATATAAACTTGCTCGTGAGGTGATTCTTATTCTGTTACCTTGTATTCTAGTCACTTAGGTACTTAACCGAAGTGGTAAAAGAGCAAAGAGGAGTTTCTGTTCACCAGAACAAAACCAGCAATGACTCGATTGTAGAACACCCAGCATATGCTGTCCTTTTCTTGATCCATACGCTTGCATATGATGAGGAGTTTCCTTTTAACTTTTGTGAAAAGGAGACTGGCTCGGCTGAGTTTTGGAGGTATGTTCTTGTTTCAGATGTTTGAATCCCATTGGCATtttttctgttgctcaactagtTCCTGTGGCTGGAAACATTCGAAGTTTCAAGCATGTAATAGCTTCCTCCTTTTTCCCTTTGTTTGTTGACAGCCCACTTATTGTGATGTTGAGAGAGCTAGTTGAAATAGAGGATCTAAGCCAAACCAAGCATGGCTCTGCCACCAGCTCTGTATCCATTCTTTTGGGCATCTTTCGTGCTGTTCAAAAGGCTGAGGATGTGATTGATTCTGGCATCACTCATGTATATGTCTCTTTTGGCTACCGCTTTGACATTTTTCATTTGCCTATAAATTTCTTCACCAGGTTCTAATTTCCTAACCGCCTTCACAGAAACTGCACATTCTCTCAAAAATTGGTTTGCTTATGGTAAAAGAACTTGATAAGCATTGCAAGACATCAGATTCTCCACGCCATATTCTCCTGCCCTCATCTTATTATAGGTTGTCTCGGAGTGAGAGAAAAGCAGATGTAGGTTATTCTTACTATTTATTCTCATGTTTGTTAGAACTTGTCTTAGTTCATTTTTGCATTGACTAATTTTCTCCAGATCGGATTTTTTTGTAGGAATGCTGCCAACTAGATTTAATTACTGATACTTTTGTGAAGAGAATTCTAAAAGCTCATGAACCTTATAACCAACAGGTACATTCTGTCTGCTGTGTGACCCTTGGTCTCTTGTTTGtgtatatatacatatatgtagTTTGTGCCTTCTGTTATGGTCCTATAGTTTTAGTTCATCAACATTAATTTCAGGAGGATACTACATGCTCTACTATTACTGAGAGGGTATCTAAAGAATCTGCTCCTAAAAGGCAAACTCGTTCCTCATCAAACAAACCATTATTTGGACAGTTTGTAAGTGGTCATGAGCAAGGGAAAACGAAGAAAAGTTCAGTCCAGGCGAAAGATGTCCCCAAGAAAAATTACCTGGATATCTTGGAAAAAGACAACGTGTCATCTTGTGGTTCCGCCGGCACAAAGCTGTCATCTCCAGGGTCTTTGGGTTTGACTAATGAAGCTGATTCTAGAGATCTGAAGACGATATCTTCAAAGGACACCATGTCAACAGAGGTACAGCATGCTAGTGTCTGATCGAACTATATGTTTGAGCATTGGATTATCTGTGGATTGGCACATGGAAACTCAATTTATATTATTTACTTATTTTTGTAGGACTTTCCTGACTGTCATCTCAGAGATTGGTAAGCAAACAAACGATTTAACATGTTCCTTCTTCAGAAATGTTCTCCGCCTGGAAGAATATGTTCTAAACAGTACTTTGTCTTGTGATACCATGCTTTGCGTAACTGCGAGTATAGCATAATGACATGCATGCCCTGCAAACTCTGCTAAATCTATGTCTGTCTGCTAATTCATGATTGTTGTCCATGTTACATCACTATTTAGAATGGAACGATAGGGAGCTTTTCTCATTGTCTATGTGTGTGGCTTTATGTGGTAGAATTAGTATATGGCATGACATCTCAAGTTATCTGCAATAATTATTGGGTCTATGCCTAATAGTACAAGCAATTCGTTACCAAATAAGGCAAACCCCTGTATGTCAGAACTTGTATTCCTGGTAATCTGTCTAGGGCTAAGAAAAGAGTAAAGTGAAGTTTGGACCAGCTATTGTAGTTGCTAGTTGACCATGTATGTTCAAGTATGGCACCAATGGTCACATAATATTTTTGAACTTTGGACTAGGTTATGACCAAATTTTACGTGGGTCACATGGGGCATAGCTAGAACACACAAACTTCTAAATAAAAAGAATGTGGACTTCCGTCATAGAACAATGTGGTTTGAAGAGCAGGGCAGCTGACGATCGTCAGATTTTTATCCGCTTTTTGAGAAACAGAAATATCACATTTTGTGTCAGAGAATTTGAAATTTTGTGAAAAAATTGAGATGAACTAGATATTGCAATATACATGCAATTAAGATGAAATATAAAGGAACTTTAGTGTGTTTCCAAATATCAGATCCAGATATGGGCTTTAGTGCTTTACAGCTGAGTACCAGCTAGTATTAGTCTATGGGTGTCACTGGTGAAGTCAGTTCGGCTGTGGCTTGGATTTCGCTGTGGCTTGGATTTCAGGATTGCACTTGCCAGTTCTTGTGCATCTTAAC
Proteins encoded in this region:
- the LOC125530155 gene encoding sister chromatid cohesion protein PDS5 homolog B isoform X4, encoding MSGSPGQVVSEVGKRLGQPRLGKDALIKLLKQAESALSELSQSSSLQDALRPLSKSLVQNTLLSHKDKDVRLLVAVCFIEVMRILAPDPPFTDEIFKEIFRLFISEFSGLADTESPYLTRRMKILENVAALRCSVIMVDTGCQDLVLDMAKIFFSAAKQGLQQCVHQAMLSIMTQILNEKVTQPLLDVIFRNLVKEDKGGAHKLAVDIIQNCAEKLEHIVRIFLTSCILSKDAPVNEHKKPHHKIILEIFQCAPQMLFAVIPCLTHELLSDQVDIRLEAVHLIGRLLVFSNLRFGQENQILFREFLKRFSDKSAEVRIAAIDAAKACYIAASSGNVAQNVLSKTTTFICGHYMHITICKHPFHVDVLFLLAESLEGRLLDFDDKVRIRAVYAVCDLAKSNLSSFPSELILQAAERLRDKKISVRKNVMHKLLDLYRDYCEKCSKGTATINTHYEQIPAKLIVLCFDKDCESFRPHNMGLIFAEELFPSPLSPKERAMHWVEFFSYFKSQHVKALHAIFSQKRRLQLEMQAYLSLRAKKEESSDEIQKKICASLRKMSASFTDISKVEDCFENLHQMKDNNIFKDLAEISKEGTTFATVRSIRDSFLKRIGNKHQIYSFCKELSTKLSHSLFNWEMICAILEVLFSCRNELTHYAESACDLLLLVAMAFPSLFRGSEEYLLKLFSEDSVLINEKSLQMLAYLAKSPCKLSINFSSDVYLLLEQKCIEGTRAESKYAISAIASLIQSPDDKKFAKLCKKVVGGLHDNHNIPTLLQSLGLILEYSPSMYTSYDDQFINFVQRVFVSPEFVSTPELSPSDENSACSFSCKLKIYCLKALVKSCLPTTTARDRIENFLKMLLDIIREEFTPITICENDKPYLRLAAGKSLLRLATRWDSLISPELFRTALLMARDSSYIVRKSFIHKLFGLLKKHAIPVRYACAFALASTDCAGDVRTESLRYLTEVVKEQRGVSVHQNKTSNDSIVEHPAYAVLFLIHTLAYDEEFPFNFCEKETGSAEFWSPLIVMLRELVEIEDLSQTKHGSATSSVSILLGIFRAVQKAEDVIDSGITHKLHILSKIGLLMVKELDKHCKTSDSPRHILLPSSYYRLSRSERKADECCQLDLITDTFVKRILKAHEPYNQQEDTTCSTITERVSKESAPKRQTRSSSNKPLFGQFVSGHEQGKTKKSSVQAKDVPKKNYLDILEKDNVSSCGSAGTKLSSPGSLGLTNEADSRDLKTISSKDTMSTEDFPDCHLRDCELEEDVGDCDGNFVKRPFSSNKTVAALQKKSKRALDLRNAKNSAGSAADTIDNVRRTRSRKVQT
- the LOC125530155 gene encoding sister chromatid cohesion protein PDS5 homolog B isoform X2; translated protein: MSGSPGQVVSEVGKRLGQPRLGKDALIKLLKQAESALSELSQSSSLQDALRPLSKSLVQNTLLSHKDKDVRLLVAVCFIEVMRILAPDPPFTDEIFKEIFRLFISEFSGLADTESPYLTRRMKILENVAALRCSVIMVDTGCQDLVLDMAKIFFSAAKQGLQQCVHQAMLSIMTQILNEKVTQPLLDVIFRNLVKEDKGGAHKLAVDIIQNCAEKLEHIVRIFLTSCILSKDAPVNEHKKPHHKIILEIFQCAPQMLFAVIPCLTHELLSDQVDIRLEAVHLIGRLLVFSNLRFGQENQILFREFLKRFSDKSAEVRIAAIDAAKACYIAASSGNVAQNVLSKTTTFICGHYMHITICKHPFHVDVLFLLAESLEGRLLDFDDKVRIRAVYAVCDLAKSNLSSFPSELILQAAERLRDKKISVRKNVMHKLLDLYRDYCEKCSKGTATINTHYEQIPAKLIVLCFDKDCESFRPHNMGLIFAEELFPSPLSPKERAMHWVEFFSYFKSQHVKALHAIFSQKRRLQLEMQAYLSLRAKKEESSDEIQKKICASLRKMSASFTDISKVEDCFENLHQMKDNNIFKDLAEISKEGTTFATVRSIRDSFLKRIGNKHQIYSFCKELSTKLSHSLFNWEMICAILEVLFSCRNELTHYAESACDLLLLVAMAFPSLFRGSEEYLLKLFSEDSVLINEKSLQMLAYLAKSPCKLSINFSSDVYLLLEQKCIEGTRAESKYAISAIASLIQSPDDKKFAKLCKKVVGGLHDNHNIPTLLQSLGLILEYSPSMYTSYDDQFINFVQRVFVSPEFVSTPELSPSDENSACSFSCKLKIYCLKALVKSCLPTTTARDRIENFLKMLLDIIREEFTPITICENDKPYLRLAAGKSLLRLATRWDSLISPELFRTALLMARDSSYIVRKSFIHKLFGLLKKHAIPVRYACAFALASTDCAGDVRTESLRYLTEVVKEQRGVSVHQNKTSNDSIVEHPAYAVLFLIHTLAYDEEFPFNFCEKETGSAEFWSPLIVMLRELVEIEDLSQTKHGSATSSVSILLGIFRAVQKAEDVIDSGITHKLHILSKIGLLMVKELDKHCKTSDSPRHILLPSSYYRLSRSERKADECCQLDLITDTFVKRILKAHEPYNQQEDTTCSTITERVSKESAPKRQTRSSSNKPLFGQFVSGHEQGKTKKSSVQAKDVPKKNYLDILEKDNVSSCGSAGTKLSSPGSLGLTNEADSRDLKTISSKDTMSTEDFPDCHLRDCELEEDVGDCDGNFVKRPFSSNKTAVAALQKKSKRALDLRNAKNSAGSAADTIDNVRRTRSRKVQT